Proteins from a genomic interval of Gossypium hirsutum isolate 1008001.06 chromosome A09, Gossypium_hirsutum_v2.1, whole genome shotgun sequence:
- the LOC107930235 gene encoding late embryogenesis abundant protein At1g64065: protein MARQSYEQRKTGTESAAEASKELKRKKRMKLVVYVAAFAIFQTIVILIFSLTVMRIRNPKFRLTSVTVEDLTAAPSPVSFNMKLSAQVVVKNSNFGHFKFDNTTIWFDYGGVGVGEAFVAEGRSKARSTKKMNVTVELNSNNIPNNSSLESEIKAGFVALTGHSKLSGKVQLMKLIKKKKSAEMNCAMLVNLVTRAVQDINCQ from the coding sequence ATGGCGAGGCAAAGTTACGAACAGAGAAAGACAGGAACGGAGTCAGCTGCAGAGGCATCCAAGGAGCTGAAGCGAAAGAAACGCATGAAATTGGTGGTATACGTAGCAGCTTTCGCCATTTTCCAGACTATTGTCATCTTGATTTTTTCACTTACAGTGATGCGTATCAGAAACCCCAAGTTCAGGCTCACCTCTGTCACCGTCGAGGATCTCACGGCAGCCCCTAGCCCTGTTTCCTTCAACATGAAACTCAGCGCCCAAGTTGTCGTCAAGAACTCAAACTTCGGCCACTTCAAATTCGACAACACCACCATTTGGTTCGATTATGGGGGAGTTGGAGTTGGGGAGGCATTTGTTGCAGAAGGAAGAAGCAAGGCAAGATCCACGAAGAAGATGAATGTGACCGTGGAGTTGAACTCAAACAATATACCCAATAATTCAAGCTTGGAAAGTGAGATTAAAGCAGGGTTTGTGGCACTGACAGGCCATTCCAAATTGAGTGGGAAAGTGCAGTTGATGAAATTGATCAAGAAAAAGAAATCTGCAGAAATGAACTGCGCCATGCTAGTCAACTTAGTGACCAGAGCTGTCCAAGATATCAACTGCCAATGA
- the LOC107930218 gene encoding receptor-like protein EIX1, with translation MAKTLALISWWKSNRPIGCSNNCCIWRGISCDETNGHVVKLNLRAPWASLLREERKSLVASVLNSCLLQFTYLEHLDLSGNNFQYSPIPQIFGSMKQLRYLNISNSRFNDQGPPWALTVHDVQWISNLSSLQHLGMAGICLGETPSLFQVLNRFPSFLSLHLSQCGLNNSHLSWHPINSSFHGVRHLDLGQNDFPGTVPSMIQNMTSLRFLDLSFNLFITSSIHNSFGNFKNLLHLNIVANAFSGIEKALLLMFGNMCYLRSLDISYNQLPGEQIGKYRNLSRCFGHDLEALNLDYARISGYVPNWLGMLGNLKHVHLSHNQLNGTVPESLGQLSNLETLDLSYDSLEAAICEVHFASLSKLKTLSIGSTGLTIKIKSDWIPPFQLEYIEMESCKFGTQIPQWLQTQSKATTLLLSNASIWGTLPKWMKDMNLNELDLTHSQIKGTLPRFPSNLKLIDLSGNSISGVPPGKDGCSSHAMGHLCWLTWLDLSNNKLSGQLSLALKNCTSLRFLDVGENALSGNVPKWIGDTFGYLRILRLRGNKFNGSIPWQLCQLSTDLRSWILLKTIYKEGYLVALTT, from the exons ATGGCGAAGACCCTAGCGTTGATTTCTTGGTGGAAGTCAAACCGACCAATTGGATGCA GCAACAACTGCTGCATATGGAGGGGAATAAGTTGTGATGAAACCAATGGCCATGTTGTCAAGCTTAATCTCAGAGCACCCTGGGCCTCACTGCTTAGAGAGGAGAGGAAATCCTTAGTTGCTTCTGTTCTAAATTCTTGTTTGCTCCAGTTCACATACTTGGAGCACCTGGACTTGAGTGGAAATAATTTTCAATATAGCCCCATCCCGCAAATTTTTGGTTCCATGAAACAGCTGAGATACCTTAACATCTCCAATTCTCGATTCAATGATCAAGGACCACCATGGGCCTTGACGGTCCACGATGTGCAATGGATTTCTAACCTTTCATCTTTGCAGCACCTTGGCATGGCAGGAATATGCCTCGGTGAGACACCAAGCTTGTTTCAGGTACTCAACAGGTTTCCTTCCTTCTTGTCCTTGCATTTGTCACAATGTGGGCTAAATAATTCTCATTTGTCTTGGCATCCCATAAATTCTTCATTTCATGGCGTTCGGCATCTAGATCTTGGACAAAACGATTTTCCAGGCACAGTTCCTAGTATGATTCAAAACATGACATCTCTAAGATTCCTTGATCTTAGTTTCAACCTTTTTATTACATCTTCAATCCACAACAGCTTTGGCAATTTTAAGAACCTTTTGCATCTCAATATTGTAGCTAATGCATTCAGTGGCATTGAGAAAGCGTTGTTACTGATGTTCGGAAATATGTGTTACTTGAGATCATTAGATATATCATACAACCAATTACCAGGCGAGCAAATTGGAAAGTACCGAAATTTATCTAGATGTTTTGGGCATGATTTAGAGGCTTTAAATTTAGACTATGCTCGGATTAGTGGTTATGTACCTAATTGGCTGGGGATGCTCGGAAACCTCAAACACGTTCATCTTTCTCACAATCAGTTGAATGGAACCGTTCCGGAAAGTCTCGGGCAACTTTCGAACCTTGAGACTTTAGATCTTTCATACGATTCGTTGGAAGCTGCCATTTGCGAAGTCCACTTCGCTTCACTATCGAAGTTGAAAACGTTGTCTATTGGCTCCACTGGTTTAACTATCAAGATTAAATCCGACTGGATACCTCCTTTTCAATTGGAATACATTGAAATGGAGTCTTGCAAATTTGGAACACAAATTCCTCAATGGCTTCAAACGCAATCGAAAGCAACTACACTGCTTCTTTCGAATGCTAGTATCTGGGGTACCTTGCCGAAATGGATGAAGGACATGAACCTCAATGAACTGGACCTCACCCACAGCCAGATCAAAGGGACCCTTCCAAGATTTCCATCCAACTTGAAGTTGATAGATCTCTCCGGTAACTCGATCTCCGGTGTCCCTCCGGGAAAGGATGG GTGTAGCTCCCACGCCATGGGGCATCTCTGTTGGCTAACATGGTTGGACTTGAGCAACAATAAACTCAGCGGACAGCTATCATTGGCCTTAAAGAATTGCACATCTCTTAGATTTTTAGATGTAGGCGAGAATGCATTATCTGGAAATGTACCTAAGTGGATTGGGGACACCTTTGGGTACCTAAGAATTCTCAGACTACGGGGAAACAAGTTCAACGGTAGCATCCCTTGGCAACTCTGCCAACTCTCAACTGATCTGAGATCCTGGATCTTGCTGAAAACAATCTACAAGGAAGGATACCTCGTTGCTTTGACAACTTAA
- the LOC107930234 gene encoding actin-depolymerizing factor 7 has protein sequence MANAASGMAVDDECKLKFLELKAKRNYRFIVFKIQEQQVVVEKVGSPQETYEDFTAALPADECRYAVFDFDFTTDENCQKSKIFFIAWSPDTSRVRSKMVYASSKDRFKRELDGIQVELQATDPSEMSFDIIKARAI, from the exons ATG GCGAACGCGGCATCTGGAATGGCCGTTGATGATGAATGTAAGCTGAAATTCTTGGAGCTAAAAGCGAAGAGAAACTATAGGTTCATTGTTTTCAAGATTCAAGAGCAGCAGGTGGTGGTTGAGAAAGTTGGAAGCCCTCAAGAAACCTATGAAGATTTCACTGCGGCTCTACCTGCCGATGAATGTCGCTATGCCGTCTTTGATTTCGATTTCACCACTGATGAGAACTGTCAGAAAAGCAAAATTTTCTTCATTGCATG GTCACCAGATACATCAAGAGTGAGAAGTAAGATGGTGTATGCAAGCTCAAAAGATAGATTCAAGAGAGAATTGGATGGCATTCAAGTTGAGTTGCAGGCAACAGACCCTAGTGAAATGAGCTTTGACATTATAAAAGCCCGGGCAATCTGA